TCATTCATGACGCTGCGCAGGCGGCCGCCATCGAGCGGCTGGATGAGCTGTGGGAAGCGCTGGTGGACTTCAAGGACCGCCGCAACCGTTTCCTGGGGCGCAGTCTGCGCAAACCGGTAGTGCCGCGTGGTTTGTACCTGTGGGGCGGGGTGGGGCGCGGCAAGAGCTTCCTGATGGATGCCTTCTATAGCTGCGTCGGTTATCGCCGCAAGCGGCGGGTGCATTTTCACCACTTCATGGCCGAGATTCACAAGCAGCTGCGCACGCTGTCCAGCGAGGCCGACCCGCTGAAGACGGTGGCCGAGCGCATCGCCCGCGATGTGCGCCTGCTGTGCTTCGACGAATTCCACGTCAGCGACATTGCCGATGCCATGATCCTGGGGCGGCTGTTCACCGCGCTGTTCGAGCATGGCGTGATCTGCGTGATGACTTCCAACTACCCGCCGGAAGGCCTGTACCCGAACGGGCTGATGCGCAGCAACTTCCTGCCGACCATCGCCTTGCTGCAGGCCAATCTGGAGGTGATTAATGTCGATGGCGGCAACGACTACCGGCTGCGCGAGCTGACGCGCGAGCCACTGTTCCTGGTGCCGGCGGGCGGCGACGCCACGGCGCGCATGGAGGTGATGTTCGGTCGCCTGGCCGGTGCCGCCGCCGAGTTGCCGCACGTGCTGGAGGTGCTGGGGCGCGAGATCCCGCTCAAGCGCCATGTGCCGGGTGTGGCCTGGTTCGATTTTCGCGCCATCTGCGACGGCCCGCGCGCGCAGACTGACTACCTGGAAATCGCCAGCGTGTATCACACCGTGTTCGTGTCGGATATTCCGCGGCTGGAAGCGCGTGACGCGTCCATTGCCCGCCGGCTGACCTGGCTGGTGGACGTGTTCTACGATCATCGCGTCAAGCTGGTGGCGTCCAGTGCGGTGGCGGCGGAGGATATCTATACCGATGGCCTGCAGGCCAGCGAGTTTTTCCGCACTGCCAGCCGGCTCACCGAAATGCAGTCGCAAAGCTATCTGCAACTGCCGCACCTGGTGGATAACTTCAAGATCGGCGAAGGCGTGGTGGAAACCTGATTGCCGTGTTGTCCGGGGCAAAAGCACAAGGCCGCAGCAAGCTGCGGCCTTGTTGTTGCTGCGAGTGGCGCGTGTCGGTCAGTGCGTGCCGATGGGCACCAGCAGTGGCTGGTAGCCCAGCTCGCGCAAGCGCTGCATCGCTTCCTCGGCTTCTGCCTTGGTGCGGAAGGGGCCGAGCTGCACCCGGGTTTCGGTGCGTGCGGCCAGGCCGTGTTTCTTGAGGGCGGCAACCAGTTTTTCGGCATTGACCGGGCTGGCGAACAGCCCCAGCTGCACCTGGTAGCCCAGCGACATGCTGCCGCTCTTGGCGGTCGGCAGGGTGGGCATGACGCGCGGCGCCGCCTCGGCGGGTTCCGCCTTGCTGTTGGCGGCAGGCGGCGGGGCCGGGGTTTCTGCGGCGGCCTGTGCTTCCGGTGCCGGGCTGGCAGCCTTGCGCATGGCTAGCGGCGTAGGTGCCGGGGCGGGTTTGCTGCTTGCCGGCGCTGCGGTAGTGGCTGCCGCCGCTGGCGCGGGATGCGGTACCGGCGGTTTGCCGGCAGGCGGCGGGTTGAGTGCCGCCGCCGGTGTGCCCGGGGCCGGGGTTGCCGGCAGCGGGCTGCCGGGTGCCGGTGTTGCCGGGCCCTGGTTTTCGGTGACGGGCTTGCTTTCCGGTGGGGTAGCTGCCGGTGCGCTGGATGCGGCGCCGCTGCTTTCCGGCACCTGGGCAATGACCAGTGCCGGCGCCGAGCTTTCTTCCTTGTTGACGATGCGGCCGGAGCTGCCGGCGGGGCTGCTGCTGGTGGCGGCGGGCTTGCTGCCGCCGCTGAAGGATTCCAGGACCGGGATGGCGGCCAGGGCCACGGCGACCAGGCCGCCGGCGATGGCGAGGCGCTTGCGCATTTCCGGTGTCAGGCCGGTGGCCGGCAGATCGTTCTGGCGATGTGGTTGTTGTTGTGTTGGTTTCATCGTCTCGAATTCAGTGCAGCAAGGGCTGGCGATCACTGGTAAGATACCGGGTTCCTCAAAATTGGGTGACCCGCAGGCTCATTATGAGCTTGTCAAGTGTAACCATTTCGCTTGTAAACAGGGAGATTTATATGGCTATCGAACGTACTCTGTCCATCATCAAACCGGACGCTGTTGCCAAGAACGTAATCGGCAAAATCTACGACCGCTTCGAGTCTGCTGGCCTGAAGGTTGTGGCTGCCAAGCTGAAGCAACTGTCCCGCGCCGAAGCCGAAGGCTTCTACGCAGTACACAAAGAGCGTCCTTTCTTCAACGACCTGGTGAGCTTCATGATCTCCGGCCCGGTAATGATCCAGGCACTGGAAGGTGAGAACGCCGTACTGAAGAACCGCGAACTGATGGGTGCCACCGATCCGAAGAAAGCCGAGGCTGGTACCATTCGCGCCGACTTCGCCGATTCCATCGACGCCAACGCCGTACACGGTTCCGACAGCCTGGAAAACGCTGCTATCGAAGTAGCCTACTTCTTCGCTGCTACCGAAATCGCTGCACGCTAAGCTGTATCCGGCGGCCGCCACTGGCGGCCGCCATTATTTGAGTATTGCCATGAAGACCAACCTGCTCGACTTCAACCTGCCCCAGCTCACCGAACACTTTGCCGCCATGGGCGAGAAGCCGTTCCGTGCCAAGCAGATCATGCGCTGGATGCACCAGATGGGCGAAGCCGATTTCGATGCCATGACCGATATCGCCAAGGGGCTGCGTGCCAAGCTGCACGATACCGCCATCGTGGGCGTGCCGGACCTGATGGTATCGCAGGAGTCGGAAGATGGTACCCGCAAGTGGCTGCTGGACGTGGGCACCGGCAACGGTGTCGAGACCGTGTTCATCCCCGAGGATGATCGCGGCACCTTGTGCATATCATCTCAGGTCGGCTGTGCGCTGGAGTGCACCTTCTGCTCCACCGGCCGCCAGGGTTTCAACCGCAACCTCAGCACCGCCGAGATCATCGGCCAGCTGTGGTGGGCCAACAAGGCCATGGGCGTTACGCCGCGCAACGAGCGCGTCATCTCCAACGTGGTGATGATGGGCATGGGCGAGCCGCTGGCCAACTTCGACAACGTGGTATCGGCCCTGCAGATCATGCTGGACGACCACGGCTACGGCCTGAGCCGTCGCCGTGTGACGGTATCCACCTCCGGCATGGTGCCGCAGATGGACCGCCTCAGGGAGGCGTGCCCGGTGGCGCTGGCGGTGAGCCTGCATGCCTCCAACGACCGCATCCGCGACGAAATCGTGCCGCTGAACAAGAAGTACCCGCTCAAGGAGCTGATGGCTGCCTGCCAGCGCTACCTGGTGAAGGCGCCGCGCGATTTCATTACCTTCGAATACGTGATGCTTGACGGGGTCAACGACAGACCGGAACATGCGCGTGAACTTATCGCACTGGTACGTGACGTACCGTGCAAGTTCAACCTGATTCCGTTCAACCCGTTCCCGAATTCCGGATACGATCGCTCCAGCAACAATGCCATCCGCGCTTTCCGCGAGATTCTGCAGGAAGCCGGATTCGTGGTGACCGTGCGCAAGACCCGTGGCGACGATATCGACGCGGCTTGCGGCCAACTTGCCGGCCAGGTGCAGGACAAGACCCGGCGCCAGGAAAAGTGGATACGTATCAACGAGGAAAGGACCTGATGCTCAAGACACGCGTTGTTGCCCTGTTGCTGGTCAGCCTGCTTGCGGCTGTACCGGGCGTTGCCTCCGCTGCCACGCCGCGCGAACTGGCGCAGACGCGTGCCTTGCTTGCCATCGAGTACATGAAGTTCGGCAATATGCGTGTTGCCATGCAGAACGCCGACCAGGCCATCGCCACCGACCCCGGGTTTCAGCCGGGCTACCTTGCCCGTGCACTGATCCTGATGCAGCTGGGTGTGGACAAGGATGCCGACCAGGCCTTCCAGCAAGCTCTGCGTATCGACAACCGCAACCCCGAGGTCAACAACAACTACGGCTACTTCCTGTGTGCCCGTGGTCGTTACGACGAAGCGCTGCAGCGCTTCGACCAGGCGCTGGCCGACCCTTTCTTTGATACCCCGCAAAGCGCCATGGTGAACAAGGCGCTGTGCCTGGAGCGCATGAAGCGCGTGGAGGACGCCAACCAGCTGCTGCTGGCGGCGCTGCGCCGCGCGCCGAACGACCCGACAGCCCTGCGCGAGCTCACCCGCATGGCGCTGGATCGCAACAATGTCGACATGGCAGACTTCTACTTCCAGCGCATTGGCAGCGAGCAGCGACAGAATGGTGCGCCGGAGCTATGGCTGGGGGTGCGCATTGCCAGGCTAAGGCATGATGCG
This Vogesella sp. LIG4 DNA region includes the following protein-coding sequences:
- a CDS encoding SPOR domain-containing protein; this encodes MKPTQQQPHRQNDLPATGLTPEMRKRLAIAGGLVAVALAAIPVLESFSGGSKPAATSSSPAGSSGRIVNKEESSAPALVIAQVPESSGAASSAPAATPPESKPVTENQGPATPAPGSPLPATPAPGTPAAALNPPPAGKPPVPHPAPAAAATTAAPASSKPAPAPTPLAMRKAASPAPEAQAAAETPAPPPAANSKAEPAEAAPRVMPTLPTAKSGSMSLGYQVQLGLFASPVNAEKLVAALKKHGLAARTETRVQLGPFRTKAEAEEAMQRLRELGYQPLLVPIGTH
- the rlmN gene encoding 23S rRNA (adenine(2503)-C(2))-methyltransferase RlmN; translated protein: MKTNLLDFNLPQLTEHFAAMGEKPFRAKQIMRWMHQMGEADFDAMTDIAKGLRAKLHDTAIVGVPDLMVSQESEDGTRKWLLDVGTGNGVETVFIPEDDRGTLCISSQVGCALECTFCSTGRQGFNRNLSTAEIIGQLWWANKAMGVTPRNERVISNVVMMGMGEPLANFDNVVSALQIMLDDHGYGLSRRRVTVSTSGMVPQMDRLREACPVALAVSLHASNDRIRDEIVPLNKKYPLKELMAACQRYLVKAPRDFITFEYVMLDGVNDRPEHARELIALVRDVPCKFNLIPFNPFPNSGYDRSSNNAIRAFREILQEAGFVVTVRKTRGDDIDAACGQLAGQVQDKTRRQEKWIRINEERT
- the pilW gene encoding type IV pilus biogenesis/stability protein PilW; its protein translation is MLKTRVVALLLVSLLAAVPGVASAATPRELAQTRALLAIEYMKFGNMRVAMQNADQAIATDPGFQPGYLARALILMQLGVDKDADQAFQQALRIDNRNPEVNNNYGYFLCARGRYDEALQRFDQALADPFFDTPQSAMVNKALCLERMKRVEDANQLLLAALRRAPNDPTALRELTRMALDRNNVDMADFYFQRIGSEQRQNGAPELWLGVRIARLRHDAATAEHLADLLKKRFPDSPETLQLLSGN
- the zapE gene encoding cell division protein ZapE — encoded protein: MSQHVFSPPDDGSLSPRSWYQAASEQPGFIHDAAQAAAIERLDELWEALVDFKDRRNRFLGRSLRKPVVPRGLYLWGGVGRGKSFLMDAFYSCVGYRRKRRVHFHHFMAEIHKQLRTLSSEADPLKTVAERIARDVRLLCFDEFHVSDIADAMILGRLFTALFEHGVICVMTSNYPPEGLYPNGLMRSNFLPTIALLQANLEVINVDGGNDYRLRELTREPLFLVPAGGDATARMEVMFGRLAGAAAELPHVLEVLGREIPLKRHVPGVAWFDFRAICDGPRAQTDYLEIASVYHTVFVSDIPRLEARDASIARRLTWLVDVFYDHRVKLVASSAVAAEDIYTDGLQASEFFRTASRLTEMQSQSYLQLPHLVDNFKIGEGVVET
- the ndk gene encoding nucleoside-diphosphate kinase yields the protein MAIERTLSIIKPDAVAKNVIGKIYDRFESAGLKVVAAKLKQLSRAEAEGFYAVHKERPFFNDLVSFMISGPVMIQALEGENAVLKNRELMGATDPKKAEAGTIRADFADSIDANAVHGSDSLENAAIEVAYFFAATEIAAR